A window of the Rhizobium sp. N324 genome harbors these coding sequences:
- a CDS encoding ABC transporter permease yields the protein MKSFIGKRAIASGVSLVALIVIVFFLSRLTGDPTDLYLPIDATTEMRQQFREMNGFNDPLIIQFGRYVADLAQGNFGQSLRQARPAMDVVLEAFVWTFWLAVITMTLVTVAAIVIGSLAAFRVGGVFDRLATFFSLIGAAAPDFWLAIVAIVIFAVKLHVLPTSGTGTFWHWVLPVSVLFIRPFGLILQVVRGSMISVLSSAYVKTARAKGVRSNSIIFVHGLRNAMLPVITVIGDQAAAILNGAVVVETVFGFPGIGKLMIDSILLRDFAVVLAVIMVSALAIFIMNLLIDIAYALLDPRIRY from the coding sequence ATGAAAAGTTTCATCGGCAAACGCGCGATCGCCAGCGGCGTATCGCTCGTGGCGCTTATCGTCATCGTGTTCTTCCTGTCCCGGCTGACAGGCGACCCGACCGACCTCTATCTGCCGATCGATGCGACCACGGAAATGCGCCAGCAATTCCGTGAGATGAACGGGTTCAATGACCCGCTGATCATCCAGTTCGGCCGTTATGTTGCCGATCTCGCTCAGGGCAACTTCGGTCAATCCCTGCGGCAGGCCCGCCCTGCCATGGATGTCGTGCTGGAGGCCTTCGTCTGGACCTTCTGGCTGGCTGTCATCACCATGACGCTCGTCACGGTGGCTGCGATCGTCATCGGTTCGCTGGCGGCGTTTCGCGTCGGCGGCGTCTTCGATCGTCTCGCCACCTTCTTCTCGCTGATCGGCGCTGCGGCCCCGGATTTCTGGCTTGCGATCGTGGCCATCGTCATTTTCGCCGTCAAACTGCATGTCCTGCCGACATCGGGAACGGGAACCTTCTGGCATTGGGTCCTGCCGGTCAGCGTGCTGTTCATCCGGCCCTTCGGCCTGATCCTGCAGGTTGTGCGCGGCTCGATGATCAGCGTCCTATCTTCCGCCTACGTCAAGACGGCCCGCGCCAAGGGTGTCCGTTCGAACTCGATCATCTTCGTTCACGGGCTGCGCAATGCCATGCTGCCGGTGATCACCGTCATCGGCGACCAGGCGGCAGCCATCTTGAACGGTGCCGTGGTCGTCGAAACGGTGTTCGGTTTTCCGGGAATCGGCAAGCTGATGATCGATTCCATCCTGCTTCGCGATTTCGCCGTCGTGCTGGCCGTCATCATGGTCTCGGCATTGGCGATTTTCATCATGAACCTGTTGATCGACATCGCTTATGCGCTGCTCGATCCGCGTATCCGGTATTGA
- a CDS encoding DMT family transporter, with product MQPGRTGLAVCMMVAAAFLNSLDAIIVRMLAGDVHPLMIGFFRSFFGLLAVSPWIVARVGLKASPYRVLHVVRAGLKLASLVALFIAFAHAPLADATAINFTMPMFLVLGAWLVLKERVGISSVAGIAAGFVGVMIIIRPGATGFDQWLLFALAGAVLTAASQLMLRRMALRDSADRLVAWNLITTVPLGLIVMLPVWSMPSWSQLGLLAMQGALGAFNMTLITRAFGMAAASVLAPLDFLRLPVVALMAFLFFSEIPAAQTWIGAAVIIGATIIGTGGMAWRRRPPVDKA from the coding sequence ATGCAGCCCGGTCGCACAGGCCTCGCCGTCTGCATGATGGTGGCCGCCGCCTTTTTGAACAGTCTCGACGCGATCATCGTGCGCATGCTGGCCGGCGACGTGCACCCCTTGATGATCGGCTTTTTCCGGTCGTTTTTCGGACTTCTTGCCGTCTCGCCGTGGATCGTGGCGCGGGTTGGTCTGAAAGCCTCTCCCTACCGGGTTCTGCATGTCGTGCGTGCGGGTCTGAAACTTGCCTCACTGGTTGCGTTGTTCATCGCCTTTGCGCACGCTCCGCTGGCCGATGCCACGGCGATCAATTTCACCATGCCGATGTTTCTCGTTCTCGGTGCGTGGCTTGTGCTCAAGGAACGTGTCGGCATCTCCAGCGTCGCCGGCATCGCCGCGGGTTTTGTCGGCGTCATGATCATCATTCGCCCAGGCGCGACCGGTTTCGATCAATGGCTGCTTTTTGCACTGGCAGGAGCGGTCTTGACGGCGGCCAGCCAGTTGATGCTGCGGCGGATGGCATTGAGGGACAGCGCGGACCGGCTGGTTGCATGGAATCTGATCACGACGGTGCCGCTTGGCCTGATCGTCATGCTGCCGGTCTGGTCGATGCCGAGCTGGAGCCAACTCGGGCTGCTCGCCATGCAGGGGGCACTCGGCGCCTTCAACATGACGCTGATCACGCGCGCCTTCGGCATGGCGGCCGCAAGCGTCCTGGCGCCGCTCGACTTTCTCCGGCTGCCGGTCGTGGCGCTGATGGCCTTCCTGTTTTTCTCGGAAATTCCGGCTGCCCAGACCTGGATCGGTGCAGCGGTCATCATTGGCGCGACCATCATCGGCACCGGTGGCATGGCGTGGCGACGGAGGCCGCCGGTTGACAAGGCCTGA